The following are encoded in a window of Amphibacillus xylanus NBRC 15112 genomic DNA:
- a CDS encoding PD-(D/E)XK nuclease family transposase, with the protein MQDERQYLFLKQIELLFFKRTKASQLLLRSFLNAILSQSLKVPIKQIENAQGEGSYYSLAQPSSWLLTAVTETDKPLVIRVQIHDHDYFQKKTSKLQISHRLNQIETHRQADRYTIHILNFNLLQESDHYHHCFQTPSIEYTQHIHYIELLKFTSQTPETALEKWLYFICHLKTKEKPQLFVKLVNNDPYFKLANHLSRQPATTANRPAIVKEDPLNIFEWQYFGEKQEKERIALKMIRSGLPYQQIIDYTELTIEELDELALTIPMIDL; encoded by the coding sequence ATGCAAGATGAGCGACAGTATCTTTTTCTAAAACAAATTGAGCTGTTGTTCTTTAAAAGAACGAAGGCAAGTCAGTTATTGTTACGGAGTTTTTTAAATGCAATTTTAAGTCAATCATTAAAAGTGCCAATCAAGCAAATTGAAAATGCGCAAGGGGAAGGTTCCTATTACTCGCTAGCTCAACCGTCAAGTTGGCTACTGACTGCGGTGACCGAGACGGATAAGCCATTGGTGATTCGTGTGCAAATTCATGATCATGATTATTTTCAAAAGAAGACGAGTAAATTACAGATTAGTCATCGGCTGAATCAGATTGAAACGCATCGTCAAGCAGATCGCTATACGATTCATATTTTAAATTTTAATCTTTTACAGGAAAGTGACCATTACCATCATTGCTTTCAAACACCCTCAATTGAATACACACAACATATCCATTACATAGAATTACTGAAATTTACCTCACAAACACCAGAGACTGCTTTAGAAAAGTGGCTTTACTTTATTTGTCACTTAAAAACTAAGGAAAAACCCCAATTATTTGTTAAGCTGGTGAACAATGATCCCTATTTCAAACTGGCAAATCACCTCAGTAGACAACCAGCTACAACGGCAAATCGGCCTGCGATCGTCAAGGAAGATCCGTTGAATATTTTTGAATGGCAATATTTTGGCGAAAAGCAGGAAAAAGAACGGATCGCACTTAAAATGATCCGTTCAGGCTTACCCTATCAACAAATTATTGATTACACAGAATTGACGATCGAAGAACTCGATGAGCTTGCATTAACAATTCCAATGATTGATTTATGA
- a CDS encoding right-handed parallel beta-helix repeat-containing protein: MDYHVAKNGSDQATGTIDDPFLTINKAASLAIPGDTITVHEGVYREWVKPKYKGLSDQRRITYQAAEGESVVIKGSEEIKDWQLVEGNVWKVVIPNEFFGDFNPYVETVFGDWLLTIEEPRHLGDVYLNGMSFYEVSAYEKLLNPEVKTETNDHWTRQVVPIHNPEQTKYVWYTEVDQDNTTIYANFHGADPNEELVEINVRRSCFYPEETGIDYITVRGFEMAHAATPWSPPTADQPGLIGANWSKGWIIEDNIIHDAKCSAISIGKEKSTGHHYRTIRRDKPGYQYQLESVFDAERKGWSKETIGSHIIRNNTIYDCGQNGIVGHLGCVFSEIYDNHIYNIALKREFYGHEIAGIKLHAAIDVQIHNNRIHDCSLGLWLDWQTQGTRINQNIFYQNNRDLFVEVSHGPYLVDNNIFGSSYALDNIAQGGAYVNNLFAGKMVHRKELDRSTQYHLPHSTKVAGFALVYGGDDRFYNNIYIGKEGLEGVGTAHYKGYPSSLEKYIEVVHEIHADHAAFNRVDQPVYINRNAYLNGADPYENELENWVDHNFDPKFEIIDKGEEVYLSCELPEEFNQMTGEIQSTATLPRVRIVDAQFDQPDGSDVVVEEDLLGEIRTDNSPIGPLNRLTAGKNYIKIWG; encoded by the coding sequence GTGGATTATCATGTAGCGAAAAATGGATCTGATCAAGCAACAGGAACAATTGATGACCCATTTTTAACAATTAATAAAGCTGCTTCACTTGCTATTCCAGGGGATACAATCACAGTACATGAAGGTGTCTACCGTGAATGGGTGAAACCTAAATATAAGGGATTAAGCGATCAGCGTCGAATTACATATCAGGCGGCTGAAGGTGAAAGCGTTGTCATAAAAGGTTCGGAAGAGATTAAAGATTGGCAATTGGTTGAAGGTAACGTTTGGAAAGTCGTCATTCCGAATGAATTTTTCGGTGATTTTAATCCATACGTTGAAACTGTTTTTGGTGATTGGCTCCTTACGATTGAAGAACCAAGACATTTAGGTGATGTATACTTAAATGGGATGTCATTCTATGAAGTAAGTGCATATGAAAAATTACTAAACCCAGAAGTTAAAACTGAAACAAATGATCATTGGACACGTCAGGTCGTTCCAATTCATAATCCTGAACAGACAAAATATGTCTGGTATACAGAAGTTGATCAGGACAATACAACAATTTATGCGAACTTCCACGGAGCAGATCCTAATGAAGAGCTAGTTGAGATTAATGTTCGTCGTTCTTGTTTTTATCCAGAGGAGACAGGCATTGATTATATTACTGTTAGAGGCTTTGAAATGGCGCATGCAGCGACACCTTGGTCACCTCCAACAGCTGATCAGCCTGGATTAATTGGTGCTAATTGGAGTAAGGGTTGGATAATTGAAGACAACATTATTCACGATGCAAAATGTAGTGCGATTAGTATCGGTAAGGAAAAATCAACAGGTCACCATTACCGTACAATCCGTCGTGACAAGCCAGGATATCAATACCAATTAGAATCTGTTTTTGATGCAGAACGTAAAGGTTGGAGTAAAGAAACAATTGGTTCACATATTATTCGTAATAATACGATCTATGACTGTGGTCAAAATGGTATTGTTGGCCACTTAGGTTGCGTATTTAGTGAAATCTATGATAACCATATTTATAATATTGCTTTAAAGCGTGAGTTTTACGGACATGAAATTGCTGGGATTAAGCTTCACGCAGCAATTGACGTTCAAATTCATAATAACCGTATCCATGACTGTTCACTAGGACTGTGGTTAGACTGGCAAACTCAAGGCACACGTATTAACCAAAATATTTTCTATCAAAACAACCGTGACTTATTTGTTGAGGTAAGCCATGGCCCATACTTAGTCGATAATAATATTTTCGGTTCATCGTATGCACTGGATAACATCGCCCAAGGTGGAGCATATGTGAACAACCTGTTTGCTGGTAAGATGGTTCACCGTAAAGAACTCGATCGTTCTACACAATATCATTTACCACACAGTACTAAAGTGGCAGGATTTGCGCTTGTCTATGGTGGCGATGATCGTTTCTATAACAATATCTATATTGGAAAAGAAGGTCTTGAAGGAGTTGGAACAGCTCACTATAAGGGATATCCATCTTCTTTAGAAAAATATATCGAAGTAGTTCACGAAATCCATGCAGATCATGCTGCATTTAACCGTGTTGACCAACCAGTTTATATTAATCGTAATGCCTACCTAAATGGTGCTGATCCATACGAAAATGAACTGGAAAACTGGGTAGATCATAACTTTGATCCTAAATTTGAAATCATCGATAAAGGTGAAGAAGTGTATCTCTCATGTGAATTGCCAGAAGAATTTAACCAAATGACAGGTGAGATTCAATCGACAGCAACATTACCTCGTGTCAGAATAGTTGATGCTCAATTCGATCAACCAGATGGTAGTGACGTAGTTGTTGAAGAAGATTTACTTGGCGAGATTCGTACTGATAATAGTCCAATCGGTCCGCTTAACCGACTAACAGCAGGCAAAAACTATATTAAGATTTGGGGTTAA
- a CDS encoding helix-turn-helix transcriptional regulator: MVFFQSHGVEEKEFFHYMPLTEYQFPLHFHRAYELIFVKKGKLLVTVNQIEYTLNTNQLIFIFSNHIHEIKRLGDSEVTIILFSPELIGDFFTEYKGWSPNNPVLTLEQQPQLEKLDSIYKQKSFLYQICGELIDQTEFKKVESSNKTRLLHRILLFVDENYHHNCTLKDVAKHLRYDYPYLSKLFVQMTNMTFTDYLNNYRISQACYLLKNSGLSVGEIASQCGYNQLRTFHRNFRDIIGKSPRQYRDNH; this comes from the coding sequence ATGGTCTTTTTTCAATCACACGGTGTGGAGGAAAAGGAGTTTTTCCACTATATGCCACTAACTGAATATCAGTTTCCACTTCACTTCCACCGCGCTTATGAACTGATATTTGTGAAAAAGGGGAAACTGCTCGTTACAGTTAACCAAATTGAATATACACTAAATACGAATCAGCTAATTTTTATCTTTAGTAATCACATCCATGAAATCAAACGACTTGGTGATTCGGAAGTGACGATAATTTTATTTTCACCGGAACTAATTGGTGATTTCTTCACTGAATATAAAGGCTGGAGTCCAAACAATCCTGTCCTAACGCTTGAGCAACAACCACAGTTAGAAAAACTTGATTCTATCTATAAACAAAAAAGTTTTCTATATCAAATTTGTGGTGAATTAATCGACCAAACAGAATTTAAAAAAGTTGAAAGCTCCAACAAAACAAGGCTATTACACCGGATCTTACTATTTGTTGATGAAAATTACCATCATAACTGTACATTAAAAGACGTCGCAAAACATTTACGTTATGACTATCCCTATTTATCAAAATTATTTGTTCAAATGACGAATATGACATTTACCGATTACTTAAATAACTATCGTATCTCACAAGCTTGCTATTTACTAAAGAATAGCGGTCTATCAGTCGGAGAGATTGCGAGTCAATGTGGCTACAATCAACTACGAACCTTCCATCGAAATTTTAGAGATATCATTGGGAAGTCACCAAGACAATATCGAGACAATCATTAA